Proteins co-encoded in one Chitinophagales bacterium genomic window:
- a CDS encoding VOC family protein, which produces MLGLRTTIYKVANIQKATEWYSKAFEVEPYFNEPFYVGFNIGGYELGLQPEETPTNDKAEGVLTYWGVYDIATEYQRLIDLGASEHESPQDVGSEIVVAAVKDPWGNIVGLIYNPHFKLP; this is translated from the coding sequence ATGCTCGGACTAAGAACAACCATCTACAAAGTAGCCAACATCCAAAAAGCCACAGAATGGTATTCAAAAGCCTTTGAAGTCGAACCTTATTTCAACGAACCGTTTTATGTAGGCTTCAATATTGGCGGATATGAACTTGGATTGCAGCCCGAAGAAACGCCAACAAACGATAAGGCTGAAGGTGTGTTGACTTATTGGGGCGTATATGACATTGCAACAGAGTACCAGCGATTGATAGATTTGGGCGCAAGCGAACATGAATCTCCTCAAGATGTAGGAAGTGAAATTGTGGTAGCTGCGGTGAAAGACCCGTGGGGAAACATCGTTGGTTTGATTTACAATCCTCATTTTAAACTTCCATAA
- a CDS encoding alpha/beta hydrolase, giving the protein MTNSILLLHGALGSKSQLKTLKIRLSKDFNVYDLNFEGHGGRPSNRDFTMDVFTENVLKFLEENKLSKVSILGYSMGGYVALTLAKNHPNVVDKIITLATKFDWTPAFAANEVKMLNPDAIEAKVPAFAQKLNALHSPNDWKEVVHKTADMMVGLGNGKRLHNADFQAINHPVLIGLGTLDKMVTREESEMTAKLLPNATFHAIEGLPHLIEKMDVEKLVGLVRKFV; this is encoded by the coding sequence ATGACCAACTCAATCCTACTACTTCACGGCGCATTGGGCAGCAAAAGCCAGCTAAAAACCCTCAAAATCAGACTCTCCAAAGACTTCAATGTTTATGACTTAAATTTTGAAGGGCATGGCGGCAGACCATCAAACAGGGATTTCACGATGGATGTATTCACCGAAAATGTATTGAAATTTCTCGAAGAAAACAAACTCTCCAAAGTTTCTATTTTGGGTTATAGCATGGGCGGATATGTGGCGTTGACTTTGGCAAAGAATCATCCAAATGTCGTTGATAAAATCATCACCCTGGCCACCAAATTTGATTGGACACCAGCCTTTGCAGCGAATGAAGTGAAGATGCTGAATCCCGATGCGATTGAAGCCAAAGTACCTGCTTTTGCCCAAAAACTAAACGCCCTACATTCACCCAATGATTGGAAAGAAGTCGTCCATAAAACTGCCGATATGATGGTGGGTTTGGGGAATGGTAAAAGGCTACATAATGCAGATTTTCAAGCAATAAACCACCCTGTATTGATTGGTTTGGGAACGCTCGATAAGATGGTGACAAGGGAAGAGTCAGAAATGACGGCAAAATTGTTGCCCAATGCTACTTTCCATGCCATTGAAGGTTTGCCACATTTGATTGAAAAAATGGATGTTGAAAAATTAGTGGGGTTGGTGAGGAAGTTTGTGTGA
- a CDS encoding Uma2 family endonuclease — translation MKQNYEKLSVKEYIEVEESTGIKHEYLDGFIRAMSGGSLNHSIIGGNTFFALMAKVNEENKTCIVFNNDAKVYIEKANSYLYPDVTVVCGDIETGEHEESIANPILIVEVLSKSTGSYDRGEKFRKYRSLPSFKEYVLIDQDQPIVDTMYRKDASYWRMSSTIGLDKSVKLHSLDIEVPMSEIYKNIRDLEMPQTVMDFED, via the coding sequence TTGAAACAAAATTACGAGAAACTTTCGGTAAAGGAATACATTGAAGTAGAAGAATCTACGGGGATTAAGCACGAATATTTGGATGGATTTATCCGAGCGATGTCTGGTGGTTCTTTGAATCATAGTATTATTGGCGGAAATACTTTTTTTGCACTTATGGCGAAAGTCAATGAGGAAAATAAAACATGCATTGTTTTCAACAACGATGCAAAGGTGTATATTGAGAAAGCCAATTCTTATCTTTATCCCGATGTTACGGTTGTTTGTGGGGATATAGAAACAGGAGAACACGAAGAATCCATAGCCAACCCTATTTTGATTGTAGAAGTATTGTCTAAATCAACTGGGAGTTATGACCGAGGAGAGAAATTTCGCAAATACCGTTCTTTGCCTTCCTTCAAAGAGTATGTATTGATTGACCAAGACCAACCGATTGTAGATACGATGTATAGAAAAGATGCTTCTTATTGGCGGATGTCTTCCACTATTGGCTTGGATAAATCGGTGAAATTGCATAGTTTGGATATTGAAGTGCCCATGTCGGAAATTTACAAAAATATCCGTGATTTGGAAATGCCGCAAACGGTGATGGATTTTGAGGATTAA
- a CDS encoding DNA topoisomerase 3, which yields MKLCIAEKPSVAKEIAFILNAKSRKDGYFEGNGYAVTWTFGHFCTLKTPDDYRPDWKQWRLESLPMLPEKFDIKLINNPGAKKQFKVIQQLLKQCDSVINCGDAGQEGELIQRWVLKQAKYNGPVQRLWISSLTPEAIRAGFNNLKDAQHFDRLYFAGSARAICDWILGMNATRLYTLKYGGYKQVLSIGRVQTPTLALLVERHKEIENFVPTPFWELQTVYREVTFNCEKGRFLKKEEGEVFLEQVKDKPFVITSFTKKKGREYPPSLYDLTSLQVHCNKRFGYTAEDTLKIAQKLYEKKVITYPRVDTTYLPNDVYPKVPHTLEQMTDYDALIAPILAKQPLRKSGKVFNDSKVTDHHAIIPTGIQKQLMPNEQNVYDAVSRQFIAAFYPDCIVSNTTVLGEVDGVKFKATGKEILEEGWRVVFPKPPQKQSSNTSKKDGKKTEEENLMPTFKKGETGPHEPNLAEKVTQPPKVYSEATLLRAMETAGKKVDDEQLRELMKDNGIGRPSTRANIIETLFKRKYIERHKKQVLPTEVGIQLIDTIQNDLLKSAELTGQWEKQLREIEKGTYSAKVFINNMKAMVENLVKEVKTSNTQVQIQSSNSSARGGKNTNFKGRDTFKEKKPTLAPPKKTQIQDSNSKAKKSKTIAAKGSNAIVGLTCPKCNKGSLLQGKTAYGCNQWKSGCNFRLPFSFKNKAISENQLARLIARGSTVQLKGFEENGAKVNGRIVLDDDFQLVFEAKEGGKSNIKSSSKPILVEESIVRTLPKPKPPTKEVPDEIACPKCGKGQVIKGKMAYGCSRWREGCDFRFAFSEVRHQANGQKLTKGLVWRILNGF from the coding sequence ATGAAACTCTGCATCGCCGAAAAACCCAGTGTTGCCAAAGAAATTGCCTTCATTCTCAATGCCAAATCTCGAAAAGATGGTTATTTTGAAGGCAACGGCTATGCAGTCACATGGACATTTGGACATTTCTGCACCCTCAAAACGCCCGATGACTACCGACCCGATTGGAAACAATGGCGTTTGGAAAGTCTGCCGATGTTGCCCGAAAAATTTGACATCAAGCTCATCAACAACCCTGGTGCTAAAAAACAATTCAAGGTCATCCAACAACTGTTGAAGCAATGCGATTCGGTCATCAACTGCGGCGATGCAGGACAAGAAGGTGAACTGATTCAACGATGGGTATTGAAGCAGGCAAAATACAATGGCCCTGTGCAGCGATTGTGGATTTCGTCTTTGACCCCAGAAGCCATTCGTGCGGGCTTCAACAATTTGAAGGATGCTCAACACTTTGACCGATTGTATTTTGCAGGAAGCGCAAGGGCGATTTGTGATTGGATTTTGGGTATGAATGCCACCCGATTGTACACCTTGAAGTACGGAGGTTACAAACAAGTTTTGTCTATCGGTCGAGTGCAAACGCCCACCTTGGCACTATTGGTAGAACGCCACAAAGAAATCGAAAACTTTGTGCCAACGCCTTTTTGGGAACTGCAAACGGTCTATCGTGAGGTGACATTCAATTGTGAAAAGGGACGTTTTTTGAAGAAGGAAGAAGGGGAAGTATTTTTGGAGCAAGTCAAAGACAAGCCTTTTGTAATCACCTCTTTCACCAAAAAGAAAGGGCGAGAATATCCGCCCAGCCTCTACGATTTGACCAGCCTGCAAGTGCACTGCAACAAGCGATTTGGCTACACTGCCGAAGACACCTTGAAGATTGCCCAAAAACTCTACGAAAAAAAGGTCATCACCTATCCTCGTGTCGACACCACTTATTTGCCCAACGATGTGTATCCCAAAGTGCCACATACATTGGAGCAAATGACCGACTATGATGCCCTCATTGCCCCCATTTTGGCGAAACAACCGCTGCGGAAATCAGGCAAGGTTTTCAACGACTCCAAAGTGACCGACCACCATGCCATCATCCCAACGGGCATTCAAAAACAGTTGATGCCCAACGAACAAAATGTATATGATGCGGTTAGCCGTCAATTCATTGCAGCTTTTTATCCCGATTGTATTGTGTCGAATACGACGGTTTTGGGTGAAGTAGATGGGGTGAAATTCAAGGCAACGGGCAAGGAAATTTTGGAGGAGGGTTGGCGGGTCGTTTTCCCCAAACCACCCCAAAAACAGTCTTCCAATACTTCAAAAAAAGACGGCAAAAAAACAGAAGAGGAAAATCTCATGCCGACCTTCAAAAAGGGGGAAACGGGGCCGCATGAACCCAATTTGGCAGAAAAAGTGACCCAACCTCCAAAGGTCTATTCGGAGGCAACTTTGCTGAGGGCGATGGAAACGGCGGGTAAAAAAGTGGACGATGAACAACTGCGAGAACTGATGAAAGACAACGGCATTGGTCGTCCTTCAACCCGTGCGAACATCATCGAAACCCTCTTCAAACGCAAATACATTGAACGCCATAAAAAACAAGTCCTCCCCACCGAAGTTGGCATTCAACTCATTGACACCATCCAAAACGACCTCCTCAAATCTGCTGAACTGACGGGTCAATGGGAGAAACAACTGCGTGAAATCGAAAAAGGTACATACTCTGCCAAAGTGTTTATCAACAACATGAAAGCAATGGTTGAAAATTTGGTGAAAGAGGTGAAAACGTCCAACACGCAAGTTCAAATTCAAAGCTCAAATTCAAGCGCAAGAGGTGGTAAAAACACCAACTTCAAAGGCCGTGATACCTTCAAAGAGAAAAAGCCTACTTTGGCTCCGCCAAAGAAAACTCAAATTCAAGATTCAAATTCAAAAGCGAAAAAGTCAAAAACAATTGCTGCAAAAGGTTCGAATGCTATTGTGGGTTTGACCTGCCCCAAATGCAACAAGGGTAGTTTATTGCAGGGAAAAACGGCTTATGGCTGCAATCAGTGGAAATCGGGCTGCAATTTTCGCCTTCCTTTTTCCTTCAAAAACAAAGCAATATCCGAAAATCAGTTGGCTCGATTGATTGCTCGTGGCTCAACGGTTCAGTTGAAGGGCTTTGAAGAAAATGGGGCGAAGGTGAATGGTCGAATTGTCTTGGATGATGATTTTCAGTTGGTTTTTGAAGCGAAAGAAGGCGGAAAGTCAAATATAAAATCAAGTTCAAAACCAATATTGGTTGAAGAATCTATTGTAAGAACGTTACCAAAACCCAAGCCGCCGACCAAGGAAGTTCCCGATGAAATCGCTTGCCCAAAATGCGGTAAAGGGCAGGTTATCAAAGGTAAAATGGCGTATGGTTGCAGTCGTTGGCGAGAAGGGTGTGATTTTCGGTTTGCGTTTTCGGAGGTGCGGCATCAAGCGAACGGGCAGAAATTGACGAAGGGATTGGTTTGGAGGATATTGAATGGGTTTTAG
- a CDS encoding Vps62-related protein: protein MNLKRKIFLVFTVLGLFLCSNWTQAQQNSIKMDALEIMFVTDYDFVYNDRGTGADANWSMWSPKLPPGFSALGHYAHASHAKPTTVMIAVRTSNDPTAIAYPKDYQRIYHDGGTGGDQDGSIWMPIAPQGYRALGMVGMNGHGKPPTNAVVCVRTDLTTYASVGKRLFTDSGSGGDLDLSVYAIQPPNVVQDSKESFVTSGSFAAHASYAALTNSEVCYALKVTLPFQNKQITNTEPKQTSLSRPDKRTDMKLSTIAYIPCISIVDPVFANNLEGQVRNTPVYTLERYDYYHLQDFNTNDSNDNGSMSFSQTTGMTQEHATSMSHTFGVSMTRGLEAGAGPVKATMSVTLSYALSQTSSYSTSMMNQQTLTKQFTVPAHGAGAYYTLSHTYKLKRANGDVVKTWDLNTTFGHFTAFAPQKQAPPVNNPPVNNPPIVQNPPTQNPGNTNSGNTGSQLQSAIAGTTWAYYYKGNPFDVRFGTSGAIELLPSWANVNWRVLNDNQVQLYMHGNTATMTLNFDYSKNNFTATDWDGSTSTGQRKVNGGSGTIGKTGGKVPVSAVLSLQSGIQAGANGRNRLPINRNDPAATVQGLLSNPAIYLEVTFSDGTTAGPHDYHTDFADNVIFDDTSADPNDLIEISWWDKDYDNPAKGKYAAQLATTGKGVGNAYLKVSFKNAPSVQASVLVEVVSGK, encoded by the coding sequence ATGAATCTCAAAAGAAAAATATTCCTCGTTTTCACTGTCTTAGGACTATTTCTGTGTAGTAATTGGACACAAGCACAGCAAAACAGCATCAAAATGGATGCCTTAGAAATTATGTTTGTCACCGACTACGACTTTGTTTACAACGACAGAGGAACAGGCGCAGATGCCAATTGGTCTATGTGGAGTCCCAAGTTACCTCCAGGTTTTTCTGCCTTGGGACATTATGCACATGCCTCTCATGCGAAACCCACTACGGTAATGATAGCAGTCAGAACAAGTAATGACCCAACTGCGATTGCCTATCCGAAAGATTATCAACGGATTTACCATGATGGAGGTACAGGCGGCGACCAAGACGGTTCGATTTGGATGCCGATTGCGCCACAAGGATACAGGGCATTGGGAATGGTCGGAATGAATGGACACGGCAAACCACCTACAAATGCAGTTGTTTGTGTGCGAACAGACTTGACCACCTATGCATCTGTTGGCAAACGTTTGTTTACTGATTCAGGTTCTGGTGGAGATTTGGATCTGTCCGTTTATGCTATTCAACCCCCAAATGTGGTACAAGACAGCAAAGAATCTTTTGTCACATCGGGTTCTTTTGCAGCCCATGCATCTTATGCGGCTCTCACCAATTCAGAAGTCTGCTATGCTTTGAAGGTGACACTGCCTTTTCAGAACAAACAAATTACGAATACAGAACCCAAACAAACAAGCCTCAGCAGACCCGACAAAAGGACAGATATGAAATTGTCCACCATCGCTTACATTCCCTGCATTTCGATTGTCGATCCAGTGTTTGCCAACAACCTCGAAGGACAGGTTAGAAATACCCCAGTTTACACCTTAGAACGCTACGACTACTATCATTTGCAGGACTTCAATACCAATGACAGCAACGACAATGGCAGTATGTCTTTTTCTCAAACAACGGGTATGACCCAAGAACATGCTACCTCCATGAGCCATACCTTTGGCGTTTCCATGACCAGAGGGTTGGAAGCAGGAGCAGGTCCTGTGAAAGCCACTATGTCCGTCACCTTGTCTTATGCTTTGAGTCAAACGTCGTCTTATTCTACTTCAATGATGAACCAACAGACGCTGACCAAACAATTCACCGTACCTGCACACGGCGCAGGAGCTTATTACACCTTGTCGCATACCTACAAATTGAAGAGAGCCAATGGAGATGTAGTCAAAACTTGGGATTTGAACACCACTTTTGGACATTTTACCGCTTTCGCTCCTCAAAAACAAGCACCTCCCGTAAACAATCCGCCTGTCAATAATCCTCCAATCGTACAAAATCCGCCGACCCAAAATCCTGGAAACACCAATTCTGGAAATACAGGAAGTCAACTGCAAAGTGCCATTGCAGGAACGACTTGGGCTTACTACTACAAAGGCAATCCTTTTGACGTTCGTTTTGGTACATCAGGAGCAATTGAATTGTTGCCTTCTTGGGCCAACGTCAATTGGAGGGTACTGAATGACAATCAAGTACAACTGTATATGCACGGAAACACTGCCACCATGACCCTCAATTTTGACTACTCCAAAAACAATTTTACAGCTACGGATTGGGATGGTTCTACTTCTACGGGGCAACGAAAAGTGAATGGTGGTAGCGGAACAATAGGCAAAACTGGCGGAAAAGTTCCTGTGTCGGCTGTTTTGAGTCTGCAATCAGGCATACAAGCAGGAGCCAATGGTCGAAATAGACTGCCTATTAACCGCAATGACCCTGCCGCTACGGTTCAAGGCTTACTCAGCAATCCAGCAATTTATTTGGAGGTGACATTTTCGGATGGCACAACTGCTGGGCCACACGATTACCATACCGATTTTGCCGATAATGTCATCTTTGACGATACAAGTGCAGACCCCAATGACCTCATTGAAATTTCTTGGTGGGATAAGGATTATGACAACCCAGCAAAGGGCAAGTATGCCGCACAGTTGGCTACTACTGGAAAAGGAGTAGGAAACGCTTATTTGAAGGTTTCCTTCAAAAATGCTCCTTCGGTGCAAGCTTCTGTATTGGTGGAAGTGGTCAGTGGGAAATAA
- a CDS encoding transposase codes for MLPDCKIQKVHEIKSLLKKNNIVDALARAYEPFQLKSLCYPLDLLKTQGYPISVLMLTLLLLPFLGVDSIHGFSNGAYSHVFEGAKDCLYRLKNNEWINWRKLLYRFNKRYNELADKHMVKLSEEERKGMKPKYKCLTADDSPVNHTGKTIEGISKVHDHSLKCTVLGFKLLVLGYFDGINFRPLDFSLHREGQNRQRYRFGLPVRALKKQYRKIRAKLSAGYERFKELDRDKNSQLISMIKRALKHGYVPDYVLFDAWFCCEKTLKAIRLLRQGVIHIVAACKMGNAKYNYLSKEMSAGQILKTLRKVHKRKPKRCRLLGCYYYTVVVDYKGMEVKLFFVRYTKRSKWRLLLTTQTSLRFTQAMEIYAIRWSIEVFFKEVKQLLGIQKCASRDFDAHIAHTTLTLIQYVMLSLHKRFSDYETIGGLFRAIRDQYIQATIAQRLWQIMISILTRLVQKIECDMELVLQLIIHDNDFRQLFSGMVQLKVQDE; via the coding sequence ATGCTGCCTGATTGCAAGATACAAAAAGTACACGAAATTAAAAGCCTACTGAAAAAAAATAATATTGTAGATGCTTTAGCCCGAGCTTATGAACCCTTTCAATTGAAAAGCTTGTGCTATCCCTTAGACTTACTCAAAACCCAAGGTTATCCTATTTCTGTGCTAATGCTCACACTGCTGCTGCTTCCTTTTTTGGGAGTCGATAGTATTCATGGATTCTCGAATGGTGCTTACAGTCATGTTTTTGAAGGAGCAAAAGATTGTTTGTATCGTTTAAAAAACAATGAATGGATAAATTGGCGTAAGCTTCTATACCGATTTAATAAACGCTATAATGAGCTGGCTGACAAACATATGGTGAAATTGAGTGAGGAGGAAAGAAAAGGGATGAAACCGAAGTACAAGTGTTTGACTGCTGATGATAGCCCAGTGAACCATACAGGCAAAACCATCGAAGGTATCAGTAAAGTTCATGACCATTCTCTCAAATGTACTGTTTTGGGCTTCAAACTCTTGGTCTTAGGCTATTTTGATGGAATCAACTTTCGACCTTTAGATTTTTCCTTGCACCGAGAAGGGCAAAATCGCCAACGCTATCGTTTTGGTTTACCTGTTAGGGCGCTCAAAAAACAATATCGTAAAATTAGAGCTAAATTATCGGCAGGTTATGAACGGTTTAAGGAATTGGATAGGGATAAGAATAGCCAACTAATCAGCATGATAAAAAGAGCATTGAAACATGGATATGTACCTGATTATGTGTTGTTTGATGCTTGGTTCTGCTGCGAAAAAACATTGAAGGCTATCCGTTTACTTCGACAAGGAGTCATTCACATAGTGGCTGCTTGTAAAATGGGCAATGCCAAATACAACTATTTATCCAAAGAAATGTCAGCTGGGCAGATTTTAAAAACATTGCGAAAAGTTCATAAACGTAAGCCCAAAAGATGCCGCCTACTTGGGTGTTATTATTATACCGTGGTGGTGGATTATAAAGGTATGGAAGTCAAGTTGTTTTTTGTTAGGTATACTAAACGAAGCAAATGGAGACTTTTACTGACTACCCAAACAAGCCTTCGTTTTACTCAGGCTATGGAAATCTATGCTATTCGATGGTCTATTGAGGTCTTTTTCAAAGAAGTAAAGCAACTTTTAGGTATTCAAAAATGTGCTTCCAGAGATTTTGATGCTCATATTGCTCATACCACTTTAACTTTGATTCAATATGTTATGTTGAGTTTGCATAAACGCTTTTCAGATTATGAAACGATTGGCGGCTTATTCAGAGCTATCAGAGACCAATATATTCAAGCAACGATTGCTCAAAGGCTGTGGCAAATCATGATTTCTATTCTCACACGATTGGTTCAAAAGATAGAATGTGATATGGAACTGGTCTTGCAGTTAATTATTCATGACAACGATTTCAGGCAATTATTTTCGGGTATGGTGCAGCTTAAAGTACAAGATGAATAG
- a CDS encoding T9SS type A sorting domain-containing protein → MKNTFTFSFFLLFTCFLSAQNVYKMGDVPMTADCEGIFYDDGGNIFPGFYSNQLGQPPQEFTICPEGAGCVVMDFEEFVTENSSNLGPGDVLYVYDGPDSNSLLIGIFSGALNYNSAYSNRTITAGSGCMTFVFDENGGFTTIGWEATWTCFAESCETSENLSPPVDCVNAAVTYGDLVVYTSNASGEEELISQGIQGCISSGETHSAWIDFRIQESAPPNIPLTFTLSPKSGGEDYDFAIYGPNQDCSNLQLPIRCSYAEETFAGTIETGLRIGETDVSESPTVDDEGKNANGFVAPIIVNPGEQYFLVINNFSSNNVGADIVWGEEVHSNNLLIDMNTAIEAYPFFETLQIHPNPATDLLQLSLNVSKSATAKLQWFNAQGKLVSTENLQITQNGWKHSVNVADFAVGMYYLYLQTDEGMVVDKVMVVR, encoded by the coding sequence ATGAAAAACACGTTTACATTTTCATTTTTCTTACTTTTTACCTGTTTTTTGTCTGCCCAAAACGTCTATAAAATGGGAGATGTACCCATGACTGCAGATTGTGAAGGTATTTTTTACGATGATGGAGGAAATATATTTCCTGGCTTTTACAGCAATCAGCTAGGGCAACCTCCACAAGAATTCACCATCTGCCCAGAAGGAGCGGGATGTGTGGTGATGGATTTTGAAGAATTTGTGACGGAAAATTCTTCTAATTTGGGACCAGGAGATGTATTGTATGTGTATGATGGACCCGATAGTAATTCACTGCTAATAGGAATCTTTTCAGGTGCATTGAATTATAATAGTGCTTATTCTAATCGAACAATTACAGCAGGGAGTGGCTGCATGACCTTTGTGTTTGATGAAAATGGGGGTTTTACTACAATTGGATGGGAGGCTACTTGGACTTGTTTTGCAGAAAGTTGTGAAACGAGTGAGAATTTATCTCCGCCAGTAGATTGTGTGAATGCAGCAGTGACTTATGGCGATTTAGTAGTTTATACGAGCAATGCCTCAGGAGAAGAGGAACTGATATCGCAAGGCATACAAGGTTGTATTTCCTCTGGAGAAACACATTCTGCTTGGATAGACTTTCGTATTCAAGAATCCGCTCCTCCCAATATTCCTCTGACTTTCACCCTCTCTCCCAAGTCTGGGGGAGAAGACTATGATTTTGCAATCTATGGACCTAATCAAGATTGCTCAAATTTGCAGCTTCCTATCCGATGTTCCTATGCGGAGGAAACATTTGCAGGTACGATAGAAACAGGTTTGAGAATAGGGGAAACAGATGTATCTGAAAGTCCCACAGTGGATGATGAAGGAAAAAATGCAAATGGTTTTGTCGCACCCATTATCGTGAATCCTGGTGAACAATATTTTTTGGTAATCAACAATTTCTCAAGCAATAATGTAGGGGCTGATATAGTTTGGGGAGAGGAAGTACACAGCAACAATCTATTGATTGATATGAACACTGCAATTGAAGCCTACCCATTTTTTGAAACCCTGCAAATCCATCCCAACCCTGCCACCGATTTGCTGCAATTGTCACTCAACGTATCAAAGTCTGCTACTGCCAAACTGCAATGGTTCAATGCACAGGGAAAACTGGTCAGTACCGAAAACCTCCAAATCACCCAAAATGGATGGAAACATTCGGTGAATGTGGCTGATTTTGCAGTGGGAATGTATTACCTGTATTTGCAGACAGATGAAGGAATGGTGGTGGATAAAGTGATGGTGGTGAGGTGA
- a CDS encoding phage tail protein, whose product MSVSFSTMGGIALFAGTQSKAPRDWAFCNGQAMNISGNSAFFAILGNRYGGDMTSFALPSLEDIGECRHIIRVQGDFAMGQELPFVEAAEGNYDENFMGVITKQDGDIPNGWIPCDGRTLGVKENQGLYGIIGHKFGSGSIDKFNIPDLNALGDQKYIICIKGGWPSFS is encoded by the coding sequence ATGTCAGTATCATTTAGTACAATGGGGGGAATTGCATTATTTGCAGGAACTCAATCCAAAGCTCCAAGGGATTGGGCATTTTGTAATGGGCAGGCAATGAATATTTCTGGGAACAGTGCCTTTTTTGCGATATTAGGTAACCGTTATGGTGGAGATATGACTTCTTTTGCGCTGCCTTCATTAGAAGATATAGGCGAATGTCGTCATATAATAAGGGTGCAGGGGGATTTTGCAATGGGACAGGAACTGCCTTTCGTTGAGGCTGCAGAAGGTAACTATGATGAAAATTTTATGGGAGTTATTACGAAGCAAGACGGAGATATTCCTAATGGTTGGATTCCATGTGATGGTCGGACTTTGGGGGTGAAAGAAAATCAAGGCCTGTACGGAATTATAGGGCATAAGTTTGGAAGTGGAAGTATTGATAAGTTTAATATTCCCGACCTCAATGCTTTGGGAGACCAAAAGTACATCATCTGTATCAAGGGCGGTTGGCCTAGTTTCTCTTAA